The proteins below come from a single Acinonyx jubatus isolate Ajub_Pintada_27869175 chromosome A1, VMU_Ajub_asm_v1.0, whole genome shotgun sequence genomic window:
- the TERT gene encoding telomerase reverse transcriptase isoform X9 — protein MPRAPRCRAVRALLRGRYREVLPLATFMRRLGPQGQRLVRRGDPAAFRALVAQCLVCVPWDARPAPVGPSFRQVSCLKELVARVVQRLCERGARNVLAFGFALLDGARGGPPVAFTTSVRSYLPNTVTETLRGSGAWGLLLRRVGDDVLAHLLTRCALYLLVAPSCAYQVCGPPLYDLCAPAATRPLATSGHRPGTRMDLRPTRQARNAGARRRRGGGGSSPPLAKRPRHDVTPEPARGPDRPCSRAPPGRAHGLSGGEPGAVTSARAAAEANSGEGGPPGTRLTSAAGAQLSRPQGVPLSHLSHPETKHFLYCPGGKERLRPSFLLSALQPSLTGARTLLEAIFLGSKSPRPGAARRTRRLPARYWRMRPLFRELLANHARCPYDALLRTHCPLRAPAPAEGPSDRAGGGAGGCALGRPPGAPGGLLQLLRQHSSPWQVYAFLRACLCRLVPAGLWGSGHNRRRFLRNVKKFVSLGKHAKLSLQELTWKMRVQDCAWLRGSPGARCVPAAEHRRREEVLAKLLCWLMGTYVVELLKSFFYVTETTFQKNRLFFYRKSIWSQLQSIGIRQHFNSVHLRELSEAEVRRHQEARPTLLTSKLRFLPKPSGLRPIVNMDYVVGARTFRRDKKVRHLTSQVKNLFSVLNYERARRPSLLGASVLGMDDIHRVWRSFVLRVRAQDPAPQLYFVKVDVTGAYDALPQDKLVEVIANVIRPQENTYCVRQYAVVQRTAQGHVRKSFKRHQVSTFVDLQPYMRQFVEHLQETSSLRDAVVIEQSSSLNETGHSLFHLFLRLVHNHVIRIGGKSYVQCQGIPQGSILSTLLCSLCYGDMESRLFSGIQQDGVLLRLVDDFLLVTPHLAQAQAFLRTLVSGVPEYGCTANLQKTAVNFPVDTGAPGSAAPLQLPAHCLFPWCGLLLDTRTLEVFCDYSSYAQTSIRSSLTFSQGTRPGRNMRRKLLAVMRLKCCAVFLDLQVPRVRAPVSVQPAGEEEPILFPPCHRGHRVALLLPPESQEHRAVPRGQGRLRPISFRGRPVALPARLPAQAGSSQQHLQMSSGTAPGG, from the exons ATGCCGCGCGCGCCCAGGTGCAGAGCGGTGCGCGCCCTGCTGCGTGGCCGCTACCGCGAGGTGCTGCCCTTGGCTACCTTCATGCGGCGCCTGGGGCCGCAAGGCCAGCGGCTCGTGCGGCGCGGGGACCCGGCGGCCTTCCGCGCGCTGGTGGCCCAGTGCCTGGTGTGCGTGCCCTGGGACGCGCGGCCGGCCCCCGTCGGCCCGTCCTTCCGCCAG GTGTCCTGCCTCAAGGAGCTGGTGGCCAGGGTGGTGCAGAGGCTCTGCGAACGCGGCGCCAGGAACGTGCTGGCGTTCGGCTTCGCCCTGCTGGACGGGGCCCGCGGCGGGCCGCCAGTGGCCTTCACGACCAGCGTGCGCAGCTACCTGCCCAACACGGTAACCGAGACCCTGCGCGGCAGCGGCGCCTGGGGGCTGCTGCTGCGCCGTGTGGGCGACGATGTGCTCGCCCACCTGCTGACGCGCTGCGCGCTCTACCTTCTGGTGGCCCCGAGTTGCGCCTATCAGGTGTGCGGGCCGCCGCTCTACGACCTCTGTGCACCTGCCGCCACTCGGCCCCTCGCCACCTCCGGCCACCGGCCTGGGACCCGGATGGACCTCAGACCCACGCGCCAGGCCCGAAACGCGGGCGCGAGGCGGCGGCGGGGTGGCGGCGGGAGCAGCCCGCCTCTAGCCAAGAGGCCCAGGCACGACGTGACCCCAGAGCCCGCGCGGGGGCCAGACAGGCCGTGTTCCCGGGCCCCCCCGGGCAGGGCCCACGGGCTGAGTGGCGGCGAACCTGGCGCAGTGACATCTGCCAGGGCCGCCGCGGAGGCCAACTCCGGGGAGGGAGGGCCCCCTGGGACTCGGCTCACCTCCGCAGCAGGCGCACAGCTGTCTCGGCCCCAGGGCGTGCCCTTATCACACCTATCACACCCTGAGACCAAGCACTTCCTCTACTGCCCGGGAGGCAAGGAGCGGCTGCgcccctccttcctgctcagtGCCCTGCAGCCTAGCCTGACAGGGGCCCGGACACTCCTGGAGGCCATCTTTCTGGGCTCTAAGTCTCCGCGGCCAGGGGCTGCCCGCAGGACTCGCCGCCTGCCCGCTCGCTACTGGCGGATGCGGCCCCTGTTCCGAGAGCTGCTTGCCAACCACGCCCGGTGCCCCTACGACGCGCTCCTCAGGACGCACTGCCCGCTTCGAGCCCCGGCCCCTGCGGAGGGGCCTAGCGACCGGGCCGGCGGGGGGGCGGGCGGCTGCGCCCTGGGGCGGCCCCCGGGAGCCCCCGGAGGCCTGCTCCAGCTTCTCCGGCAGCACAGCAGCCCCTGGCAGGTGTACGCTTTCCTGCGGGCCTGCCTGTGCAGGCTCGTGCCCGCTGGACTCTGGGGCTCCGGGCACAACCGGCGCCGCTTCTTGAGGAACGTGAAGAAGTTCGTCTCCCTGGGGAAGCACGCTAAGCTTTCGCTGCAGGAGCTGACCTGGAAGATGCGGGTGCAGGACTGTGCCTGGCTGCGCGGGAGCCCAG GGGCCCGCTGTGTCCCAGCCGCCGAACACCGCCGCAGAGAGGAGGTCCTGGCCAAGCTCCTGTGCTGGTTGATGGGCACGTACGTGGTTGAGCTGCTCAAGTCCTTTTTTTACGTCACGGAAACTACATTTCAGAAGAACCGGCTCTTCTTCTACCGGAAGAGTATCTGGAGCCAGTTGCAGAGCATAGGAATCAG ACAACACTTCAATAGTGTGCATCTTCGAGAACTGTCAGAAGCAGAGGTCAGGAGACACCAGGAAGCCAGACCCACTCTGCTGACATCCAAACTCCGCTTCCTCCCCAAGCCCAGTGGGCTTCGGCCAATCGTGAACATGGACTACGTTGTGGGAGCCAGAACGTTCCGCAGAGACAAGAAG GTCCGGCACCTCACCTCACAAGTGAAGAACCTGTTCAGTGTGCTGAACTACGAGCGGGCCCGGCGGCCCAGCCTCCTAGGggcctctgtgctgggcatggacgACATCCACAGGGTCTGGCGTAGCTTTGTGCTGCGCGTGCGGGCTCAGGACCCAGCGCCCCAGCTGTACTTTGTCAAG GTGGACGTGACGGGGGCCTACGATGCCCTCCCTCAGGACAAGCTGGTGGAGGTGATTGCCAACGTGATCAGGCCTCAAGAAAACACGTACTGCGTGCGCCAGTATGCAGTGGTCCAGAGAACCGCCCAGGGGCACGTCCGCAAGTCCTTCAAAAGACAC CAGGTGTCCACCTTCGTGGACCTCCAGCCGTACATGAGACAGTTCGTGGAGCATCTACAGGAGACAAGCTCCCTGAGAGATGCCGTGGTCATCGAGCAG AGCTCCTCTCTGAACGAGACTGGCCACAGCCTTTTCCACCTCTTCCTGCGCCTGGTGCACAACCACGTCATCAGGATTGGGGGCAA GTCCTACGTGCAGTGTCAGGGGATCCCCCAGGGCTCCATCCTGTCCACTCTGCTCTGCAGCCTGTGCTACGGGGACATGGAGAGCAGGCTGTTTTCCGGGATCCAGCAGGACGG GGTGCTTCTGCGTCTGGTGGACGACTTCCTGCTGGTCACGCCTCACCTGGCGCAAGCCCAAGCCTTTCTCAG GACCCTGGTCAGCGGTGTTCCTGAGTATGGCTGCACAGCCAACTTGCAGAAGACGGCAGTGAACTTCCCCGTGGACACCGGCGCCCCGGGCAGTGCGGCCCCCCTCCAGCTGCCCGCCCACTGCCTGTTCCCCTGGTGCGGTTTGCTGCTGGACACGCGGACCCTGGAGGTGTTCTGCGACTACTCCAG TTACGCCCAGACCTCCATTCGCTCGAGCCTGACCTTCAGCCAGGGCACCAGGCCCGGGAGGAACATGCGTCGCAAGCTGCTTGCGGTCATGCGGCTGAAGTGCTGCGCTGTGTTTCTGGATCTGCAG GTTCCACGCGTGCGTGCTCCAGTTTCCGTTCAACCAGCCGGTGAGGAAGAACCCATCCTTTTTCCTCCGTGTCATCGCGGACACCGCGTCGCGCTGCTACTCCCTCCTGAAAGCCAAGAACACAG ggctGTCCCTAGGGGCCAAGGGCGCCTCCGGCCCATTTCCTTCCGAGGCCGCCCGGTGGCTCTGCCTGCACGCCTTCCTGCTCAAGCTGGCTCGTCACAGCAGCACCTACAGATGTCTTCTGGGACCGCTCCGGGCGGGTGA
- the TERT gene encoding telomerase reverse transcriptase isoform X1 encodes MPRAPRCRAVRALLRGRYREVLPLATFMRRLGPQGQRLVRRGDPAAFRALVAQCLVCVPWDARPAPVGPSFRQVSCLKELVARVVQRLCERGARNVLAFGFALLDGARGGPPVAFTTSVRSYLPNTVTETLRGSGAWGLLLRRVGDDVLAHLLTRCALYLLVAPSCAYQVCGPPLYDLCAPAATRPLATSGHRPGTRMDLRPTRQARNAGARRRRGGGGSSPPLAKRPRHDVTPEPARGPDRPCSRAPPGRAHGLSGGEPGAVTSARAAAEANSGEGGPPGTRLTSAAGAQLSRPQGVPLSHLSHPETKHFLYCPGGKERLRPSFLLSALQPSLTGARTLLEAIFLGSKSPRPGAARRTRRLPARYWRMRPLFRELLANHARCPYDALLRTHCPLRAPAPAEGPSDRAGGGAGGCALGRPPGAPGGLLQLLRQHSSPWQVYAFLRACLCRLVPAGLWGSGHNRRRFLRNVKKFVSLGKHAKLSLQELTWKMRVQDCAWLRGSPGARCVPAAEHRRREEVLAKLLCWLMGTYVVELLKSFFYVTETTFQKNRLFFYRKSIWSQLQSIGIRQHFNSVHLRELSEAEVRRHQEARPTLLTSKLRFLPKPSGLRPIVNMDYVVGARTFRRDKKVRHLTSQVKNLFSVLNYERARRPSLLGASVLGMDDIHRVWRSFVLRVRAQDPAPQLYFVKVDVTGAYDALPQDKLVEVIANVIRPQENTYCVRQYAVVQRTAQGHVRKSFKRHQVSTFVDLQPYMRQFVEHLQETSSLRDAVVIEQSSSLNETGHSLFHLFLRLVHNHVIRIGGKSYVQCQGIPQGSILSTLLCSLCYGDMESRLFSGIQQDGVLLRLVDDFLLVTPHLAQAQAFLRTLVSGVPEYGCTANLQKTAVNFPVDTGAPGSAAPLQLPAHCLFPWCGLLLDTRTLEVFCDYSSYAQTSIRSSLTFSQGTRPGRNMRRKLLAVMRLKCCAVFLDLQVNSIHTVYTNIYKIFLLQAYRFHACVLQFPFNQPVRKNPSFFLRVIADTASRCYSLLKAKNTGVRSEPARLAGSGGGGGVTRRAGKAQAARPPASDPGRRVCSRSPCAAPATSGVVGGGGGGLREAGSCRLQMRWPLPMAHWPLTRPLPEGSSPVCWECDGHSWPPPGGHLRQARACSRLSPATCAKAGQGSAGGRPLHRLPIPGEREGRPRGPLARLCLGLPVCSSAFLRAPPRMVSAPRGLSRRFWSVCSPGRAVSPGSLLFSVLCKFLRESGRKRFSH; translated from the exons ATGCCGCGCGCGCCCAGGTGCAGAGCGGTGCGCGCCCTGCTGCGTGGCCGCTACCGCGAGGTGCTGCCCTTGGCTACCTTCATGCGGCGCCTGGGGCCGCAAGGCCAGCGGCTCGTGCGGCGCGGGGACCCGGCGGCCTTCCGCGCGCTGGTGGCCCAGTGCCTGGTGTGCGTGCCCTGGGACGCGCGGCCGGCCCCCGTCGGCCCGTCCTTCCGCCAG GTGTCCTGCCTCAAGGAGCTGGTGGCCAGGGTGGTGCAGAGGCTCTGCGAACGCGGCGCCAGGAACGTGCTGGCGTTCGGCTTCGCCCTGCTGGACGGGGCCCGCGGCGGGCCGCCAGTGGCCTTCACGACCAGCGTGCGCAGCTACCTGCCCAACACGGTAACCGAGACCCTGCGCGGCAGCGGCGCCTGGGGGCTGCTGCTGCGCCGTGTGGGCGACGATGTGCTCGCCCACCTGCTGACGCGCTGCGCGCTCTACCTTCTGGTGGCCCCGAGTTGCGCCTATCAGGTGTGCGGGCCGCCGCTCTACGACCTCTGTGCACCTGCCGCCACTCGGCCCCTCGCCACCTCCGGCCACCGGCCTGGGACCCGGATGGACCTCAGACCCACGCGCCAGGCCCGAAACGCGGGCGCGAGGCGGCGGCGGGGTGGCGGCGGGAGCAGCCCGCCTCTAGCCAAGAGGCCCAGGCACGACGTGACCCCAGAGCCCGCGCGGGGGCCAGACAGGCCGTGTTCCCGGGCCCCCCCGGGCAGGGCCCACGGGCTGAGTGGCGGCGAACCTGGCGCAGTGACATCTGCCAGGGCCGCCGCGGAGGCCAACTCCGGGGAGGGAGGGCCCCCTGGGACTCGGCTCACCTCCGCAGCAGGCGCACAGCTGTCTCGGCCCCAGGGCGTGCCCTTATCACACCTATCACACCCTGAGACCAAGCACTTCCTCTACTGCCCGGGAGGCAAGGAGCGGCTGCgcccctccttcctgctcagtGCCCTGCAGCCTAGCCTGACAGGGGCCCGGACACTCCTGGAGGCCATCTTTCTGGGCTCTAAGTCTCCGCGGCCAGGGGCTGCCCGCAGGACTCGCCGCCTGCCCGCTCGCTACTGGCGGATGCGGCCCCTGTTCCGAGAGCTGCTTGCCAACCACGCCCGGTGCCCCTACGACGCGCTCCTCAGGACGCACTGCCCGCTTCGAGCCCCGGCCCCTGCGGAGGGGCCTAGCGACCGGGCCGGCGGGGGGGCGGGCGGCTGCGCCCTGGGGCGGCCCCCGGGAGCCCCCGGAGGCCTGCTCCAGCTTCTCCGGCAGCACAGCAGCCCCTGGCAGGTGTACGCTTTCCTGCGGGCCTGCCTGTGCAGGCTCGTGCCCGCTGGACTCTGGGGCTCCGGGCACAACCGGCGCCGCTTCTTGAGGAACGTGAAGAAGTTCGTCTCCCTGGGGAAGCACGCTAAGCTTTCGCTGCAGGAGCTGACCTGGAAGATGCGGGTGCAGGACTGTGCCTGGCTGCGCGGGAGCCCAG GGGCCCGCTGTGTCCCAGCCGCCGAACACCGCCGCAGAGAGGAGGTCCTGGCCAAGCTCCTGTGCTGGTTGATGGGCACGTACGTGGTTGAGCTGCTCAAGTCCTTTTTTTACGTCACGGAAACTACATTTCAGAAGAACCGGCTCTTCTTCTACCGGAAGAGTATCTGGAGCCAGTTGCAGAGCATAGGAATCAG ACAACACTTCAATAGTGTGCATCTTCGAGAACTGTCAGAAGCAGAGGTCAGGAGACACCAGGAAGCCAGACCCACTCTGCTGACATCCAAACTCCGCTTCCTCCCCAAGCCCAGTGGGCTTCGGCCAATCGTGAACATGGACTACGTTGTGGGAGCCAGAACGTTCCGCAGAGACAAGAAG GTCCGGCACCTCACCTCACAAGTGAAGAACCTGTTCAGTGTGCTGAACTACGAGCGGGCCCGGCGGCCCAGCCTCCTAGGggcctctgtgctgggcatggacgACATCCACAGGGTCTGGCGTAGCTTTGTGCTGCGCGTGCGGGCTCAGGACCCAGCGCCCCAGCTGTACTTTGTCAAG GTGGACGTGACGGGGGCCTACGATGCCCTCCCTCAGGACAAGCTGGTGGAGGTGATTGCCAACGTGATCAGGCCTCAAGAAAACACGTACTGCGTGCGCCAGTATGCAGTGGTCCAGAGAACCGCCCAGGGGCACGTCCGCAAGTCCTTCAAAAGACAC CAGGTGTCCACCTTCGTGGACCTCCAGCCGTACATGAGACAGTTCGTGGAGCATCTACAGGAGACAAGCTCCCTGAGAGATGCCGTGGTCATCGAGCAG AGCTCCTCTCTGAACGAGACTGGCCACAGCCTTTTCCACCTCTTCCTGCGCCTGGTGCACAACCACGTCATCAGGATTGGGGGCAA GTCCTACGTGCAGTGTCAGGGGATCCCCCAGGGCTCCATCCTGTCCACTCTGCTCTGCAGCCTGTGCTACGGGGACATGGAGAGCAGGCTGTTTTCCGGGATCCAGCAGGACGG GGTGCTTCTGCGTCTGGTGGACGACTTCCTGCTGGTCACGCCTCACCTGGCGCAAGCCCAAGCCTTTCTCAG GACCCTGGTCAGCGGTGTTCCTGAGTATGGCTGCACAGCCAACTTGCAGAAGACGGCAGTGAACTTCCCCGTGGACACCGGCGCCCCGGGCAGTGCGGCCCCCCTCCAGCTGCCCGCCCACTGCCTGTTCCCCTGGTGCGGTTTGCTGCTGGACACGCGGACCCTGGAGGTGTTCTGCGACTACTCCAG TTACGCCCAGACCTCCATTCGCTCGAGCCTGACCTTCAGCCAGGGCACCAGGCCCGGGAGGAACATGCGTCGCAAGCTGCTTGCGGTCATGCGGCTGAAGTGCTGCGCTGTGTTTCTGGATCTGCAG GTAAACAGCATCCACACGGTTTATACAAACATTTACAAGATTTTCTTGCTGCAGGCCTACAG GTTCCACGCGTGCGTGCTCCAGTTTCCGTTCAACCAGCCGGTGAGGAAGAACCCATCCTTTTTCCTCCGTGTCATCGCGGACACCGCGTCGCGCTGCTACTCCCTCCTGAAAGCCAAGAACACAGGTGTGCGCAGTGAGCCGGCGCGGCTGGcgggttcgggggggggggggggggtcactcgGCGTGCCGGCAAAGCCCAGGCTGCTCGCccgcctgcttccgatcctgggCGCCGTGTGTGCTCCAGGAGCCCCTGTGCCGCACCTGCCACCAGCGGagtcgttgggggggggggggggggacttagGGAGGCCGGCTCGTGCCGCCTGCAGATGCGGTGGCCCTTGCCGATGGCGCACTGGCCTCTCACCCGCCCTCTGCCCGAGGGCAGCAGTCCTGTGTGCTGGGAGTGTGACGGTCATTCCTGGCCTCCTCCTGGTGGGCACCTCCGTCAGGCCCGGGCGTGTTCACGCCTCTCCCCGGCCACTTGCGCAAAGGCGGGCCAGGGGTCGGCAGGGGGCCGGCCCCTGCACCGGCTGCCCATCCCAGGGGAACGTGAGGGGCGCCCACGTGGGCCGCTGGCCCGCCTCTGCCTGGGGCTCCCCGTCTGCAGCTCGGCCTTCCTCCGGGCACCCCCAAGGATGGTCTCCGCTCCCCGTGGCCTCTCCAGAAGGTTCTGGTCCGTCTGCAGCCCAGGCCGAGCCGTGTCCCCAGGGTCCTTGCTGTTTTCCGTTTTGTGCAAGTTTCTTCGGGAAAGTGGAAGGAAGCGTTTCAGCCATTAG
- the TERT gene encoding telomerase reverse transcriptase isoform X3, with translation MPRAPRCRAVRALLRGRYREVLPLATFMRRLGPQGQRLVRRGDPAAFRALVAQCLVCVPWDARPAPVGPSFRQVSCLKELVARVVQRLCERGARNVLAFGFALLDGARGGPPVAFTTSVRSYLPNTVTETLRGSGAWGLLLRRVGDDVLAHLLTRCALYLLVAPSCAYQVCGPPLYDLCAPAATRPLATSGHRPGTRMDLRPTRQARNAGARRRRGGGGSSPPLAKRPRHDVTPEPARGPDRPCSRAPPGRAHGLSGGEPGAVTSARAAAEANSGEGGPPGTRLTSAAGAQLSRPQGVPLSHLSHPETKHFLYCPGGKERLRPSFLLSALQPSLTGARTLLEAIFLGSKSPRPGAARRTRRLPARYWRMRPLFRELLANHARCPYDALLRTHCPLRAPAPAEGPSDRAGGGAGGCALGRPPGAPGGLLQLLRQHSSPWQVYAFLRACLCRLVPAGLWGSGHNRRRFLRNVKKFVSLGKHAKLSLQELTWKMRVQDCAWLRGSPGARCVPAAEHRRREEVLAKLLCWLMGTYVVELLKSFFYVTETTFQKNRLFFYRKSIWSQLQSIGIRQHFNSVHLRELSEAEVRRHQEARPTLLTSKLRFLPKPSGLRPIVNMDYVVGARTFRRDKKVRHLTSQVKNLFSVLNYERARRPSLLGASVLGMDDIHRVWRSFVLRVRAQDPAPQLYFVKVDVTGAYDALPQDKLVEVIANVIRPQENTYCVRQYAVVQRTAQGHVRKSFKRHQVSTFVDLQPYMRQFVEHLQETSSLRDAVVIEQSSSLNETGHSLFHLFLRLVHNHVIRIGGKSYVQCQGIPQGSILSTLLCSLCYGDMESRLFSGIQQDGTLVSGVPEYGCTANLQKTAVNFPVDTGAPGSAAPLQLPAHCLFPWCGLLLDTRTLEVFCDYSSYAQTSIRSSLTFSQGTRPGRNMRRKLLAVMRLKCCAVFLDLQVNSIHTVYTNIYKIFLLQAYRFHACVLQFPFNQPVRKNPSFFLRVIADTASRCYSLLKAKNTGVRSEPARLAGSGGGGGVTRRAGKAQAARPPASDPGRRVCSRSPCAAPATSGVVGGGGGGLREAGSCRLQMRWPLPMAHWPLTRPLPEGSSPVCWECDGHSWPPPGGHLRQARACSRLSPATCAKAGQGSAGGRPLHRLPIPGEREGRPRGPLARLCLGLPVCSSAFLRAPPRMVSAPRGLSRRFWSVCSPGRAVSPGSLLFSVLCKFLRESGRKRFSH, from the exons ATGCCGCGCGCGCCCAGGTGCAGAGCGGTGCGCGCCCTGCTGCGTGGCCGCTACCGCGAGGTGCTGCCCTTGGCTACCTTCATGCGGCGCCTGGGGCCGCAAGGCCAGCGGCTCGTGCGGCGCGGGGACCCGGCGGCCTTCCGCGCGCTGGTGGCCCAGTGCCTGGTGTGCGTGCCCTGGGACGCGCGGCCGGCCCCCGTCGGCCCGTCCTTCCGCCAG GTGTCCTGCCTCAAGGAGCTGGTGGCCAGGGTGGTGCAGAGGCTCTGCGAACGCGGCGCCAGGAACGTGCTGGCGTTCGGCTTCGCCCTGCTGGACGGGGCCCGCGGCGGGCCGCCAGTGGCCTTCACGACCAGCGTGCGCAGCTACCTGCCCAACACGGTAACCGAGACCCTGCGCGGCAGCGGCGCCTGGGGGCTGCTGCTGCGCCGTGTGGGCGACGATGTGCTCGCCCACCTGCTGACGCGCTGCGCGCTCTACCTTCTGGTGGCCCCGAGTTGCGCCTATCAGGTGTGCGGGCCGCCGCTCTACGACCTCTGTGCACCTGCCGCCACTCGGCCCCTCGCCACCTCCGGCCACCGGCCTGGGACCCGGATGGACCTCAGACCCACGCGCCAGGCCCGAAACGCGGGCGCGAGGCGGCGGCGGGGTGGCGGCGGGAGCAGCCCGCCTCTAGCCAAGAGGCCCAGGCACGACGTGACCCCAGAGCCCGCGCGGGGGCCAGACAGGCCGTGTTCCCGGGCCCCCCCGGGCAGGGCCCACGGGCTGAGTGGCGGCGAACCTGGCGCAGTGACATCTGCCAGGGCCGCCGCGGAGGCCAACTCCGGGGAGGGAGGGCCCCCTGGGACTCGGCTCACCTCCGCAGCAGGCGCACAGCTGTCTCGGCCCCAGGGCGTGCCCTTATCACACCTATCACACCCTGAGACCAAGCACTTCCTCTACTGCCCGGGAGGCAAGGAGCGGCTGCgcccctccttcctgctcagtGCCCTGCAGCCTAGCCTGACAGGGGCCCGGACACTCCTGGAGGCCATCTTTCTGGGCTCTAAGTCTCCGCGGCCAGGGGCTGCCCGCAGGACTCGCCGCCTGCCCGCTCGCTACTGGCGGATGCGGCCCCTGTTCCGAGAGCTGCTTGCCAACCACGCCCGGTGCCCCTACGACGCGCTCCTCAGGACGCACTGCCCGCTTCGAGCCCCGGCCCCTGCGGAGGGGCCTAGCGACCGGGCCGGCGGGGGGGCGGGCGGCTGCGCCCTGGGGCGGCCCCCGGGAGCCCCCGGAGGCCTGCTCCAGCTTCTCCGGCAGCACAGCAGCCCCTGGCAGGTGTACGCTTTCCTGCGGGCCTGCCTGTGCAGGCTCGTGCCCGCTGGACTCTGGGGCTCCGGGCACAACCGGCGCCGCTTCTTGAGGAACGTGAAGAAGTTCGTCTCCCTGGGGAAGCACGCTAAGCTTTCGCTGCAGGAGCTGACCTGGAAGATGCGGGTGCAGGACTGTGCCTGGCTGCGCGGGAGCCCAG GGGCCCGCTGTGTCCCAGCCGCCGAACACCGCCGCAGAGAGGAGGTCCTGGCCAAGCTCCTGTGCTGGTTGATGGGCACGTACGTGGTTGAGCTGCTCAAGTCCTTTTTTTACGTCACGGAAACTACATTTCAGAAGAACCGGCTCTTCTTCTACCGGAAGAGTATCTGGAGCCAGTTGCAGAGCATAGGAATCAG ACAACACTTCAATAGTGTGCATCTTCGAGAACTGTCAGAAGCAGAGGTCAGGAGACACCAGGAAGCCAGACCCACTCTGCTGACATCCAAACTCCGCTTCCTCCCCAAGCCCAGTGGGCTTCGGCCAATCGTGAACATGGACTACGTTGTGGGAGCCAGAACGTTCCGCAGAGACAAGAAG GTCCGGCACCTCACCTCACAAGTGAAGAACCTGTTCAGTGTGCTGAACTACGAGCGGGCCCGGCGGCCCAGCCTCCTAGGggcctctgtgctgggcatggacgACATCCACAGGGTCTGGCGTAGCTTTGTGCTGCGCGTGCGGGCTCAGGACCCAGCGCCCCAGCTGTACTTTGTCAAG GTGGACGTGACGGGGGCCTACGATGCCCTCCCTCAGGACAAGCTGGTGGAGGTGATTGCCAACGTGATCAGGCCTCAAGAAAACACGTACTGCGTGCGCCAGTATGCAGTGGTCCAGAGAACCGCCCAGGGGCACGTCCGCAAGTCCTTCAAAAGACAC CAGGTGTCCACCTTCGTGGACCTCCAGCCGTACATGAGACAGTTCGTGGAGCATCTACAGGAGACAAGCTCCCTGAGAGATGCCGTGGTCATCGAGCAG AGCTCCTCTCTGAACGAGACTGGCCACAGCCTTTTCCACCTCTTCCTGCGCCTGGTGCACAACCACGTCATCAGGATTGGGGGCAA GTCCTACGTGCAGTGTCAGGGGATCCCCCAGGGCTCCATCCTGTCCACTCTGCTCTGCAGCCTGTGCTACGGGGACATGGAGAGCAGGCTGTTTTCCGGGATCCAGCAGGACGG GACCCTGGTCAGCGGTGTTCCTGAGTATGGCTGCACAGCCAACTTGCAGAAGACGGCAGTGAACTTCCCCGTGGACACCGGCGCCCCGGGCAGTGCGGCCCCCCTCCAGCTGCCCGCCCACTGCCTGTTCCCCTGGTGCGGTTTGCTGCTGGACACGCGGACCCTGGAGGTGTTCTGCGACTACTCCAG TTACGCCCAGACCTCCATTCGCTCGAGCCTGACCTTCAGCCAGGGCACCAGGCCCGGGAGGAACATGCGTCGCAAGCTGCTTGCGGTCATGCGGCTGAAGTGCTGCGCTGTGTTTCTGGATCTGCAG GTAAACAGCATCCACACGGTTTATACAAACATTTACAAGATTTTCTTGCTGCAGGCCTACAG GTTCCACGCGTGCGTGCTCCAGTTTCCGTTCAACCAGCCGGTGAGGAAGAACCCATCCTTTTTCCTCCGTGTCATCGCGGACACCGCGTCGCGCTGCTACTCCCTCCTGAAAGCCAAGAACACAGGTGTGCGCAGTGAGCCGGCGCGGCTGGcgggttcgggggggggggggggggtcactcgGCGTGCCGGCAAAGCCCAGGCTGCTCGCccgcctgcttccgatcctgggCGCCGTGTGTGCTCCAGGAGCCCCTGTGCCGCACCTGCCACCAGCGGagtcgttgggggggggggggggggacttagGGAGGCCGGCTCGTGCCGCCTGCAGATGCGGTGGCCCTTGCCGATGGCGCACTGGCCTCTCACCCGCCCTCTGCCCGAGGGCAGCAGTCCTGTGTGCTGGGAGTGTGACGGTCATTCCTGGCCTCCTCCTGGTGGGCACCTCCGTCAGGCCCGGGCGTGTTCACGCCTCTCCCCGGCCACTTGCGCAAAGGCGGGCCAGGGGTCGGCAGGGGGCCGGCCCCTGCACCGGCTGCCCATCCCAGGGGAACGTGAGGGGCGCCCACGTGGGCCGCTGGCCCGCCTCTGCCTGGGGCTCCCCGTCTGCAGCTCGGCCTTCCTCCGGGCACCCCCAAGGATGGTCTCCGCTCCCCGTGGCCTCTCCAGAAGGTTCTGGTCCGTCTGCAGCCCAGGCCGAGCCGTGTCCCCAGGGTCCTTGCTGTTTTCCGTTTTGTGCAAGTTTCTTCGGGAAAGTGGAAGGAAGCGTTTCAGCCATTAG